From Acinetobacter suaedae, one genomic window encodes:
- the rph gene encoding ribonuclease PH: protein MRIDQRALDQLREVKITRNYTRYAEGSVLVEFGHTKVLCTASIDNSVPRFLKGQGQGWVTAEYGMLPRSTHTRSDREAARGKQSGRTQEIQRLIGRSLRAMVDLKKLGENTITIDCDVIQADGGTRTAAITGAAVALVDAMNVLLSNKKIKQDPLKGLIAAISVGMYQDEVLLDLCYEEDSNCQTDLNVVMTQAGEFIEIQGTAEDKPFTRQQCNAMLELAEKGIAELIQKQQQALGW, encoded by the coding sequence ATGCGTATTGACCAGAGAGCATTAGACCAATTACGAGAGGTAAAAATTACCCGTAACTATACCCGTTACGCTGAAGGTTCAGTTTTGGTTGAGTTTGGTCATACCAAAGTGCTGTGTACAGCAAGCATTGACAACTCTGTTCCACGATTTTTAAAAGGACAAGGGCAAGGTTGGGTGACTGCTGAATATGGCATGTTACCGCGTTCAACACATACCCGTAGTGATCGTGAAGCAGCACGCGGTAAACAAAGTGGTCGTACTCAAGAGATTCAACGTTTGATTGGTCGTAGTTTGCGTGCCATGGTGGATTTGAAGAAGTTAGGTGAAAACACTATTACGATTGACTGTGATGTGATCCAAGCGGATGGCGGAACGCGTACTGCAGCAATTACAGGTGCAGCAGTGGCTTTGGTTGATGCAATGAATGTATTGCTCAGCAACAAAAAAATTAAACAAGACCCTTTAAAAGGTCTGATCGCTGCAATCTCGGTGGGAATGTATCAAGACGAAGTTCTCCTCGATTTATGCTACGAAGAAGATTCAAATTGCCAAACAGATTTAAATGTGGTGATGACACAAGCGGGTGAATTTATTGAAATTCAAGGAACGGCAGAAGATAAACCGTTTACTCGTCAACAGTGTAATGCCATGTTAGAGCTTGCAGAAAAAGGAATCGCAGAATTGATTCAAAAGCAACAGCAAGCACTCGGTTGGTAA
- a CDS encoding fatty acid desaturase family protein, with the protein MALEFKTASKSAHLTPEQVAEFGRRVEAIRLEVMQNLGEQDSKYIYKVRNFVRYTEIASRSMLMFGGWIPPVWLVGTAMLGVSKIVENMELGHNVMHGQFDWLNDPSLRGEDYDWDNTCSGNDWRYTHNYMHHTYTNIVGKDHDVGYGILRVSEDQKWEVRHLANIPLALQLMFFFQWYVGVQNLHLEDALVYKTKTWKQVWADAAEFRKKAKRQVLKDYVFFPAIATINFIPVLAGNAVANIIRNLWSSAVIFNGHFTEDAETFEADNTENETKAEWYLRQIRGSSNFTGGKWMHFMSGNLSHQIEHHLFPDMPANRYEEVAPKIRALCAEYGINYNEANFMKQFWTVWVRLAKCSLPNDVGSHLAQAISKLKAKLKFA; encoded by the coding sequence ATGGCATTAGAGTTTAAAACAGCATCCAAATCGGCCCATTTAACACCTGAGCAAGTTGCAGAGTTTGGTCGTCGTGTAGAAGCAATTCGTCTTGAGGTGATGCAAAACCTTGGTGAACAAGATTCGAAATATATCTACAAAGTACGTAATTTTGTGCGTTATACCGAGATTGCTTCACGTAGCATGTTGATGTTTGGAGGCTGGATTCCACCTGTATGGTTAGTCGGAACAGCAATGCTGGGCGTTTCTAAAATCGTAGAAAACATGGAGCTTGGACACAATGTTATGCATGGCCAGTTTGACTGGCTGAATGATCCAAGTTTACGTGGTGAAGACTATGATTGGGACAATACCTGTTCAGGCAATGACTGGCGTTATACGCATAACTATATGCACCATACTTACACCAATATCGTTGGTAAAGACCACGATGTCGGCTATGGTATTTTACGCGTAAGTGAAGATCAGAAATGGGAAGTCCGTCACTTGGCGAATATTCCATTGGCATTGCAATTGATGTTCTTTTTCCAGTGGTATGTGGGCGTACAAAATTTACATTTGGAAGATGCTTTAGTCTATAAAACCAAAACCTGGAAACAGGTATGGGCAGACGCTGCTGAGTTCCGTAAAAAAGCCAAACGCCAAGTTCTAAAAGATTACGTATTTTTCCCTGCGATTGCGACCATTAACTTTATTCCTGTGTTAGCTGGAAATGCAGTGGCGAACATTATCCGTAATCTTTGGTCATCGGCAGTGATTTTTAATGGTCACTTCACCGAAGATGCTGAAACTTTTGAAGCCGACAATACGGAAAATGAAACCAAGGCTGAATGGTACTTACGCCAAATTCGTGGTTCAAGTAACTTCACCGGTGGGAAATGGATGCACTTTATGAGTGGTAATTTAAGCCATCAGATTGAACACCATTTATTCCCAGATATGCCAGCCAATCGTTATGAAGAAGTTGCACCTAAAATCAGAGCGTTATGTGCTGAATATGGTATCAACTATAACGAAGCGAACTTTATGAAGCAGTTTTGGACGGTTTGGGTTCGTTTAGCCAAATGTTCATTGCCAAATGATGTCGGTAGCCACCTTGCCCAAGCAATAAGCAAACTGAAAGCAAAATTGAAGTTTGCTTAA